The DNA segment TGCTTTCATATGATGGCAAGTTCAAGTATATTGTACAAAGAAGGTCATTTCCTCGAAATAATGAATGTGTCATAGATTGAGATAAACATGGAGCATCAAGGTTGCCGACCTGCTTAGTAACAACGGAATCCCATTGGGCAATTGGCAATCCGCCTCCAGACGAAAAATTTTGATAGGTAAGCAGATTTAAAGCCAACCTTTCTAGTTTAACTTCCCTTGATTCCGATTCAGCCAAATGCTCGAATAGAGTGGAATTTTTTCCGCTCGCGATTTCGAAATCCAATAAAACAACGGGTGATGTTTTGTCTTTTGGCGAGGCTTTGTCTTCTTTTTTAGTAGTTTCTTGTAGGTCTGCCACCTGCAACCACGGTTTCGTTTTGTGAAACAATTCAAAAGAATCTTTCCACTGAGTTAAATACCTTTCGGCCGCGTTAGGCAATTTCGTGGGAACCTGCAACCATTCTTCATAATCCTTTGGTCCATCTAAAGCAGCATGGGCTATGCAAAGAAACAGACGCATGAGTGAAACTCGTTCATGTGGGCGCACGGCAAGATCTGCGAATTTTTCGCCCTTAGTAAAGAGAGAGACTATACTAATTCGTTCCGGTTTGCCCTGCAAATCCACGACTGGAATCCATGGATCAAATGCTACATTCATAAGAATTCCTCTATAATTTTACTTTCAATGATTCCGAGATTATCGGAATAAAAGAATTGCACCCCTTCTTGTAACTCTTCTAAAGTTATGTTTTTTTGATCTAAAGGTCCATCGGGAATTAAGACTTTTGCACATAACCCTTGAACAACGTCAGAAAAATGATTTAAGCTGGCGTTTTTTTTAAAATGATAACGGGATATCTTGACTATGTTCCTATGAATTTTTTGAGCGAAGGAAAGATCGAATTTCTTTTTTGGTATCGAGTGACTTGAACCATCTATAAAATTCACTATATTATCCTTTATGCTTTTGCATAGAACAAGAGACACTTGCGGGATTTCAGATAGACGAGTCTGGATTCCTTCTTCGTCTTCTAAGGCGACCTGCCAAATATTGCTGTTCATCAGCGCTTTTTGTTCATGGACCCTCTTTTTTTCTAAGAGGTCCGATTTTAATTCTTTCCAAGAATCGGGATCTTCATAGTTATCTGTGTAGGTGGCCTCAATCACTTGCCGTATCTGGCCAGGAATAGAGATCGACTCGTTTTGAAATCCAAGCCATACATCAAGCGAACGCAAAAGAACATAAGGAGAATATACTCTTGCTTTTCGCCCGAATGCTTTCGATATTTCTGAGCTCTCCATTTCTTTCAATTCGCTAAGAGAATATTCTTCTTGAAGAATCAGCATTTGCGGTTTATCTTTTTTCCGATTCCCACGTTTATGGCGCCAAAGTCGTCCAAGACGCTGTAACATCATATCGGTAGGGGCAAGTTCTGTTACCAATAAATCAGCATCCAAATCAACACTTTGCTCTACAATTTGGGTAGAAACAAGAATGCAAGGCCTGCGATTGTTTTCATCTTTGCCTAACCGTTCCATCCATTCCGATTCTAATTGCTCACGCCTCCAGATCGGAAAACGGGAATGTAAAAGACCGACTTTTATCTGTTTCTCTGTTATTTGGTTAAATTTCAAATACTGACGCTGTGCTTCTGAAACGGTGTTGCATATCCATAAGATTAACCCGCCATTTTTGGCTAATTCGAGCACTTTTATTTCGGCATCTTTGTTTGAGATAAAATCGATTTCAATTTCTTTAGATTCAGGAGGCTTGATCGCAACCGGCTCTATCACTTGCCCGTTCACACGTCCGGTAATGACAGGATAACTTTCTATTTTTAATTCGGAGTATTTTTCTTCATACTCAGGTAAAATTTGCCCCCTTCTCGATTTTGTCAACGTGGCTGAAAGTACGATTATAGTGCATCCCAGTCCCTCCAAAGTTTCGATCAAACGATTAACCAAAGTACCTGTATATAGATCGTAAGAATGCACCTCGTCCAAAATTACGACCTTCCCAGATAGAGCAAAATGACGTACAAAGAAATGTTTGGCGGCAACCACTCCTAAAAGAGCCTGATCGATTGTGCCTACCCCAAATGGAGCCAGCAAGGCCCGTTTATTTGAGGCAAACCAGTTTTGACTCACTCTGGCATCTTCTTTACTTAAAATATCATTAGAGGTTGCTGCTGATTGGATTTGCAATTTATCTGTAACTAACCATGAATTTCCATGTATCAGGCGACTAATTGCGTTAGTTGAAATATTTTTCAGAAATTCATTTAATCGTAGATAGATTCTATTGCTGGTTGCCTGTGTCGGCAGAGCGAAATAAATTCCCGTTGCCAAACCCTGGGCTATAAGTTGATATGCCGCTGCAAGAGCTGCCTCCGTTTTTCCCATGCCCATTGGAGCCTCGACAATATAGACGCCGGGTCTGACAATGGTATCTACAGCTCTTTTCTGCAAATCATTCGCATCGAATGTGAATAGATCTTTGAAAGATTTTCCGTGGAATATGTCAGTAATATTCAATTCAATTTCTGCTAAAGCCAGTTGCGCGGCTTTTACGGAATCATGATCATTCAGATTCCTTAGTGGAGGAAAAAATCTTTCGTCAGATCCTATCCAATCTGCAACTGTAGTAAGTCCTGCCAGCCACCATAGCCCCGGAGAGGCGTTATTTAATGAGGCAATTTTATCGATACGATTGATGAATACATTCCAAATGCGTTCTGCTTCTTGTTGTCTTTCAAGTTCCCAAACAATTCCAGAAACATTTGTCCCACTTTCTACAATCGCCTTCGGAGGTCGGTAGCCCCTGTCATCCGGCCGATTCAACCTTCCATGATGGGCACCTATAACAGCGGAAACATACTTAGAAGTACTAGGATCAAGGCTTTTACTCCTTAGAAATTGCTGAATAAAGGCATGGGACACTTTTCCGTGATCAGATTCCATAGTGGTATCCCACACTCCATTCTTTGCAATTTGCTCTAAATTGTTTTCTACCAACCATGCATTGCATTTTCTTTGGAATCCTGGCGAGACTTTTCCGATATCATGTAACGCTGCCAATACTGCAGTGATGCCTATATTTAGCTCAAATCTTTGGAGTAAATTTTCGTTCTGCTCAGCAATCATGGAAGCAACATTTCCTACATTTAGCATATGTTGATAAACTGATATTCCAGGATTTCCATCTGATGTAGTCTTTGCCCAAAAATGAATAGCCCTCATACTTTCCCCAGAGTTGTAGATGTGGAGGCAAATCCGTCATGCGGCCTTTCCCCAATACCGATCATATCCTTTTCTCATTGCTGCATCTTACATTTTACCCCGGACAAATCTCATCCGATCAATTCCCGCAATTCTTCCCGACTGATATTGGATTCGGTCCAGTTCGCTTCGGAATCGAATAAAGACGCAAATAGGTGTCGTTTTTTTTCCTGAAGTTCCAGGACCCGTTCTTCGATGGAGCCTTCCGAAAATAATTTGTAAATAAAGACGGGTTGTTTTTGGCCAAAACGATGAGCGCGATCGCTGGCTTGGTTTTCGACGGCGGGGTTCCACCAAGGATCCAAATGAAATACGGTATCGGCTCTTGTGAGAGTGAGAGAAACTCCGCCGGCCTTTAAGCTGATTAAAAAGAAACGTCTTTCTCCGCTTTGGAATCTTTGCACGTAGGAGACTCGTTTGGATTGAGGGGTCTTTCCATCCAAATAAAAATATTCGATCTTCAATCGGTCCAGTGCTTCTTTGATGATCGCTAACGTGTCCGTGAACTGACTGAAAACGAGGGACGCCGAAGATTCCGGTATCTCTTCCCGAATCATCGTAAGAAAACGGTTGATCTTACCCGATTGCGTCGGATCGATTTTTTCCATTCCGATATCGGGATGAGAAGCCAATCTTCTCAATCTCGTGAGCTGAGGCAGAAGTTCAAAGATATAGTTCGATCCGGCTAATCGCAACTTTAGAATCGCTTCCTGTCTTGCTTTTTCATACAGTTTCGCCTGACGGGTTTCCATCGGGGTGGAAACTCTGATTTCCGTCTTGGGAGGCAGATCGGTGAGAACTTCCGATTTTCTCCTGCGGAGTAAAAACTTTTCCGTTCGTCTTTGAAGTTCTTGGATACTCATAGGACTTTCGGAAGAAAAATTTCTTTGAAACGAACGCAGATTCCCCAGAAGACCCGGAAAAGAAAGATCGAAGAGAGACCAAAATTCATCCAGATGATTTTCCAGAGGTGTTCCCGTTAGGCAAAACGCGGAACCCGTTTGGATTTTGCGAACTGATTTTGCGGAATCGGTTGTCACGTTTTTTACGTTTTGAGCCTCGTCCAACACAAACGTCTCGAATTTTAATTTTTGAAATGTTTCTATATCTCGAGTGAGAGTTTGGTATGTGGTTAAGATGATTCCGCTACGGAGAAGTTTTGCGTCCTTGCGTGACGAACCGTGCCATACCTGAACGGATACGTTCGTTAAAAAACGAGCGCATTCTTCCTCCCAAACTCCGATCGCCGCCAAAGGCGCGATTACAAGAATTTTTGATTTCGGAGAATCTTGAAATATTTTAGAAAAGAAGGCGATACACTGAATCGTTTTCCCCAATCCCATTTCATCCGCTAAGATTCCCCCTATCTTTAAAGAATGAAGATTGTAAAGAAACCTTGCCCCTTTGTTTTGATAGTCTCTAAGTTCTCCTCGAAAATCCGATCCGGGAGAAAACGAATTTGGAATATTCTTTTCTTGGAATGTACTCTTTAAAGATTTTTGTAATTTTTGCAGAGATTTTGCAGCCCGTAGATCTCCCACAAGTTCCAATGCGATAGCCTGTCCTTTGTTTAACCGGGATGTGTTGCCTTGTTGATCCAATTCGATTCCGGCGCTATCCAAAGTACGCGCCATAGATTCGAGTTCGAGACTTGTGAGATCGATCAAACCCGATTTTTGTAAACGTACGAATTTCCTACCCGCCTTCCACGCGGCGTATGTTGCGGAGCTTTCTAAGGTATCCAGACCGTCAATCTGAATTCCCCCTCCGAACCAATCGACTCCCGAGGATTCTCGAATTTGAAACAATGCTTTGCGACGGATTGTAATTCCCTCCAGATCGGGGTGAAGTTTGAGAATTACATTTTTCTTAAGTATCTCCGGAAGAGTTTCGGTAAAAAAAGAGGAAATTTTTTTCGGAGAAATGATAAATTCACCCGTGGATTTTCCGTATTTTATGGGAATTTCGGTTAATAAAAGAGTCTTTTCCTTTTTTAGAGATCGCTTTACCACAACTCCGCTCGGGTGTTCCGCATAGATCGTCAAATTACGGGCATATACCCTAGTTCGATTTACGGTTGCGTTAAAATCGACCAGGTTCGGTTCCGTTTCAGAAAATGTCTCCGCCGGATTCGAAGTTTTACTTTTGCGTTTGCTTTCTTTTAAAGAAGATAAATCTTTTTTTCGTTTGGCATAAACAAAACAAATCCTGCCGTGAACGCTCAATTCCTCCGATTCGTGATAGACCGGTTCTAAAAAAAGACAAAGAGCCGGACCCGCTTGATAAACCTTCGGAATGGATTCCAATCCGATAACACCGTTGGATATTAGAGAACTCTTATGTTTTACCAATTCCGAAGGTGAAATTCGGTTCTCGTCTATCAAACGACTCAGCATTTTTTTTTGTTCGTAATTCGGTCCGCTGAAAAATACGGGGACCGCTTCGCGATCGTTTTCGGAAACGGGGATGATTTCCGGGATTTCGTTTTGAGTAGGATTTTTCCAAAAAAATCTTTCGGTCGTATCGTTTTTGTGGAAAACGTTTTCATCTGAAAGTTCGCTTTCTCTTACGAGTCGAAACGATCCGTTTTCATTTTTGACAAGCCGAAGTTGATACGAAATTTTTCCCGCGAAATAAGCGGGTCTTCCGTCATTTGTATAGATTCGAATCGGAGGCTTACAGGAGTTCCAAATCGAATTTTCGCTAAGATTGATAATTCGAGATCTCCCCGTCGGCGTATAATATAAAATCCGAATGATTGTTTCCTTTTGCTCCTTCGGAAAAAAATTTTGAATTCGATACGGATCCGAGTTTTCCTGCATAAGCCGACGGAAGGAATACACCCGACCGTTTTCCGATATTCCCGCAAATTCACAAAATTGCTCTTTGGGCATTAGAAAAATTGCAAGCTGCAGATGTTTCATTCGTTTCTCCTTTGTATTGGAATTTTACTCAAAAGGCGATTCGGTTTTTTGGATCGTTTCTTCGATATTGAATTTATCTTTCGATTTTTGGGATTCCCAATTTGCATTGCGTTATCAAATTATATTTTGATATTTAATTATTTTATTTTTAACATTAGAAAAATATAAATTGAATCATCCGGTGGAAAAGAAAATCAAAAAATATGGAAATCGAAAAATTTTAAAACCTGTTTGAATCCCTGGATTATTTTGATTTCTTTTATAAAAAAATCAAAGTTGTGTGAACCGTTTTTTTTATTAGATCCTTCCGGCTTGATCGGAATCGTATTTCATGGCTGGATTTCATTCCGGGATAGGGATGCGAACGGTGCGTAGCAGCCACCGCAGTTCTTTGCTTTGCAAAGAACGAGGAGGCCGGAGCGAACGCGGAGCCGGAAGCAGCCCGGCCTCGGCGTATTTTGCGAACTTGTTTTCGGGTCTTGCTGATCGTTTTACGCCGAGGATCCCCATCGATTTTCATTTGTCTGTATGGGATTTCGATTCGATTTCCGATTGTGGGTTTGTATTTTTTTTCGAGTTTCCTTTGCGTTTCTATTTTGTAAAGTTTCGGCCAAATTGGCAAACTTCATTTTGGAATCTCTTGCACTTGGAGCGTTTGTTATACATGCTTAGAGTCTTTTTCCGAAATTATAAAAAGGGATTGAACTTTCGCTTCATTTCGTATAGAACAAGGTCGGTTTGAAACGTTTGATGCGAGGCTAATTATGAAAAACAAATGGGTGGTAGTTGCAAATCGGTCAGAAGCGAAAATTTACGAGTATAAAGGTTCCCGAAACGGACTCGAACTTTTAGAAAGTATTGAAAATCCGAAAGGTAGAATGAAAAACCGGGAACTCTCTCTTCATTCCGCCGGACCAAGAAAAAGCTCTAAGGCTCAAAGGATTGCCTTTGATACGGAATCCGTTCAGGAACCAAAACGTAGAGTCGCCGAATCCTTTGCTAGTCAGATTGGAGATCTGATTTCCAGAGGCAGAAAATCGAATCGTTTTCTCAGTCTGGTTCTCGTCTCCGAACCCGGTTTCCTCGGACTGCTTCTGGATAAATTGGATCGAAAATCGCAAACGATGATCTTTCATAAAATGTCGAAGGACATTACCACCGTTGATAACCGCGGTATCCTTTCTCATCTTAGAGGTATCTTGATGTAGAACCGTTCATTCTTTTCTCGATTTGTTTGACCTTATATCTCCGGAAAAACATAGACAGAATCTTCCGCTTTCGATTATCTATTTTTTTGATTTCGATTTCGGCTTTTTCGTTTCGAATTCCGAAACGATGGAAGAAAAGCGGAAGTTTTTTTCTTTAGATCTAGTTTTGATATTTCGGAGATTTCGAATGGCGCATTCACAAGGCAAGTATGTCCTTTCCATTGACAGCGGGGGAAGCGGGATCAGAGCGTTTTTGCTCGATCGTAAAGGTAAAATCGTTGAAAGACAGTATGAAAAAACTCCGCCTAACATTCCCGAACCCGGTGCTTTGGAACACGATCCAGAAGCGATCTGGAAAGCGCTTCTTTCTCTCCTGAAAAAAATTCAGAAAAAAAAGGAGCTGGCAAAAGACATCGCAGTATTAGGAATTTGTAATCAACGAGGATCCTTTCTTCTTTGGGAAAAAGAATCCGGTAAACCTCTGACTCCTCTGATCAGTTGGGCCGATGTCCGTTCTCATAAAACCGCTGAAACGATGAACAGAAATCCGATCTGGCGCGCGATCCAATTGGTTTCCACCATGATCGGAAATCTCACAGGTCATCCTATGATGATCGCCACTTCCATGCTGAAGTTTACCACCGATCACGCCACTTGCCGATTGAAATGGGTTTTGGATGAAAATCCGGAACTCAAAAAGAGATGTAAAAAAGGAGAGGTTCTTTTTGGAACCTTGGACACTTGGTTTATCTACAAACTCACAGGTGGAAAACATCATTTTACGGATTCTTCCAACGCGGTTGCAACCGGTATGTTCAATCCGTTTCAGTTAGTTTGGAATCAACCGATCTTTTCGATTTTCGGAATTCCTTCGAATTTGTTTCCGGAAGTCAAAGACAGTAACGGCGACTTCGGTTTTAGTTTGCCCGAGTTTATGGGCGGGAACTCAATCCCGATTCGCGCTTCGATCGGTGATCAGATGGCCGCCCTTTTCGGTCAGTGTTGTTTTGAACCCGGAGAAGTAAAAATTTCCCAAGGTTCGGGCGCCTTTGTGGATATCAATATCGGACCCAAAGCGAAACTTTCCAAACGAGGATTGTTTCCTATGATTGCCTGGAGACTGAACGGTCAGACTACGTATATGCTGGAAGGTTTTGTGGCGACCGCGGGGACTCTCATCGATTGGCTCGGAAAGGGAATCGGTCTTTCCGATACTCCGAAGGTTTTGAACGAACTCGCGGCTCAGGCGGAGGACACGGAGGGTCTTGTTTTTATCCCCACTCCCACAGGCGCACGGTTTCCGTATTTTAATCCGCGCGCGAAGGCTTCCATCATCGGTCTTTCTCTCGCAACTCATAGAAGACACGTTGCAAGAGCCGTGTTGGAAGGTATCTCTTTGAGTCTTTATGAAATTTTAGAGGGAATTCAACAAGACACAAAGGTAAAAATCAAGGATATCAAAGTGGACGGCGGGGTTTCGCAATCCGATATTCTTTTACAGTGTCTTGCGGATTTTTCCAATGTTCGAGTGGATCGCGCTCCCGAGCCCGATATGACAGCAACCGGGGCCGCGTATCTCGCCGGTCTTTCCATCGGTTTTTGGAAGAATCAGGAAGAACTCAAAAAATTACAAAAAGGTTATAAATCCTTTGAACCGAAGATGGATCCTGCGAAACGAATTCAGAAAATCCAACGTTGGAAAAAGGCGGTCGCGGCGACCCTTGCGTTGGAATAATTCTTGAGCGCGATTTAAAAAATTATGCCAGACGCATCCTTGTTTGGATCCATATCCAGATGGGACCCTATCAAGGATGTTTTGGAATTTTGAAAGCGGGTGATTTGAGACGAAACAAGGTCGCGAGAACGGTTTGATCATCGGTTCTTACGAGGTTCAATAAAGTATCGATTTGATTTTGTTGGGAAACGAGTTTTTTTTCGTTTTTCAGGTTTTCGTCGGATTTGCCAAGAACCGTATCCGGGTATGGGAAAAATTTTTTTACATTCCGAACGAAAAATCCAATCGGCGTTGGTCGAATCCGGAGCCAACGTCGAGACCATTCTGTTTCCGAAATGGTATTTCAACGCGTTGACACCCGAGCAGAGAAAAACGCTTCCAAAAAGAATCTTGCCACTTCTGCGAAGATATCAAAAGTTTATGTTGTCCAAACGGAGAATCAATTCCAAAGCCGGGAAAACTTTGTATCAAAAAAATCAGGGAATGGTTCGGGTCAATATGAGAATCAACACCGGGGTTTGGGCAGTCCTCGGAGCTCTTTCTGCCGCGCACGGTGTTTCGCGATGTTTTATGGTGAATTATCTGTTGTGGCTGGATGATTCCGGCGTCGGAGATTCTATTGATAAAACTTTGAATGTAGGATGTCAAACCTTCCAAAATAATTACAGTTATATCTGGCACCTCGATCTCACCAAAAACAGCATATCTCGAAAAATCGAATTTGATCCCAATCCACTTTGGACGGTTACAACGGATTATTATCCGTAAAAACCACGATCGTTCTTACACAAGGGTCCAACTCAAAGAATTTAAGACGTTTATCCACGGGACAGATTGAACCGACACGTCCTTGCCCTTGTCGGAGAAGTTTAAAACGGAGGAGGGATTGGCATTTACAGGCTTGTACGGATGGAACGACTAAAAAAAACGGATCGAGCTGATGATGGTTGTGAGTTCTTTGACTAGATACGCGGCGGGAACTTCGTCGCTATTATAGGTAAGAAGAATCATCTTCTTTTGATTGGCGATCATATACACCATCCAAAAACGATCCTCTTTTACAAATTCACAGGCCATGATTTTGCTGCCTTCTTCGTTTTCAAAAGAAGCGACTTTGTCTTCTTCAAAATCGATCTCGTGGGTTTTGAGATATCGTTCCAATTCTTCGTTGAGATTGTAACGATCGGCCTTGTTTTCAAACGCGTAGACTTGCAACGCTCCGCTTCCGTTTTCTTCAAAAAAAGCGGGGATTCCTTCGATGACCATGTTCACCCAATGCGCGGGGATGACCATGGAATACCAGCCGTTTGGAGATTTGTAGAGTTTGTATTCCGGGACTTGAGACATGAAAATTGCGAACGAGATTCTACCAGATTCTTTTCTTGGAATTTTCGGGCAAGCAGCTTCTAATCCTTGACAATTCCCAAATTCGATTATTTTTTATTCTGTGATTGCGATCCTAAAGAATCGTAGAAGTCCATTCTACTTAGCTACTACGTTTTTAATTCTTCTTTTATTTGCTCTTCTTGCTTCCACTCTTGCTTTTATTTTTACCGGTATTTTGATCTTAATTCTTCTGATCCATCCTTTGCTTTTAAATTGGATCGGTAAGTTGTACGGACAAGCGGATATTGCCGACGAGGTTCATTTTGCAAAAACAAAGGACGGATGGAATCTGGCTTTGCACAGGCACATTCCACCACAACCGGATCGCCAATTGGCTCCCGTTCTTGTGGTTCATGGAATCGCGACGAACAAGTTTATTATGGACTTGGATCGAAGACATTCGCTTCCATATTATTTAAAACTGAGAGGATACGAGGTGTTTGCGGTCTCTCTTCGAGGTTGCGGAAGATCGTATCACGAAAGTCCAACACGTTACGAGGATTTTACATTTGACGATATCGTAAAATACGACGTTCCCGCTCTGATCGACAAGGTAAAAAAAATCACCGTTTCCGATCGTGTGTCTTACGTGGGACATTCGATGGGCGCTATGATTTTGTATTCTCATTTTTGTGTGAGCGAGCCAAAGGATACGAACGATATTGCGGCCTTTGTTTCCTTAGGCGGTCCCGGTAATCTGAATCATATCGGAATCACGTTACTCGGTCTTCTTTCCAGATTTCCGCGTGCGAGAAAGATGCTGGATCTTAAATTTGGAGCTTCCATTCTCGCGCCGATCGCGGGAGAACTTTATACTCCGGTGGACGAGATTCTTTATAACCCCAAGGTTACTTCGTCCAAGACCGTAAAGAAGATCATGAAAAATGCGATCGAAAATATTTCAGACGGAGTCACCGAGCAGTTTATGCGCTGGATCGAAACAAAGCAAATGCATTCTCTCAACGGATTTTTTGATTATATCGATCTTCAGAAAAAGATATCGGTTCCTTCTCTGTTTATCGCCGGTGAGAAAGATGTGATCGCGACACCGGATTCAGTTCGTGCCGTTTATGAAAATGCGGGCACAAAGAAAAAAGAATTTAGAGTGATCTCCAAAGCGAACGGATCCTCTGATGATTACGGACATGCTTGTCTTGTGATGGGGGATCGGGCAGACGACGACGTCTTTCAGTTTGTGGAATCCTTTCTCAAAAAACACGGAACGCGTGTAAAATCCGGCTTTCTGCGTAAAATGAAAAAAGGAATTCTTTTCGCTCTTTCTAAGTTTCGTCGATAGCTTTTCTGAAAAACTGCGTAAATATCAGTAAATGCGAATTATGCCCTGCCTTAAAAATAGGCATAATTCTATGCCTGGCTTTATAATTGACCTATATTTTTAAAAAAACCGCATAAATTCTCACTTTTTTCGCTGGTACGTTTTTTGCATTAGAAACGTGGGAACAGAAGCGAATTCAAGGAGCCAATCCTTTCCTTGGAGTGCGGGGATATGATAGAACTAAAATTTGGTCAACGTAAGGTAGTCAGCTTTCGGGGAAATCACAAGGTCGTAGGTGGTTTGACCGAAAAGAACAAAATTGATATTCTTTTATATATTAGTAAGGAATTTGCATCGGTCGATAAACACGATGAACTTTATAATTCCGTAATTAACATCTGCAAAGATATCTTTGAATGTGATAACTCTACTTTAAGAATCTGGAAAGACGGCAAACTTGTACCGGTCCGTTATCTTCTCGAAACGACTCCTCCGCGGAGAAGTGTCACCGAGAATGAAGGATATTCGGGCCATACGTTTAAAACCAAATCCTCTCTTTTGGTTCAGAATCTTGCGTATCATCCGGAATATATCGACGAAGGGGAATCCACACTTTCCGTAATGTGTGTTCCCATTCTTTATAAGGACGAAGTCCTTGGAACCATTGCGGTGGAATCCGAACACAGCTTTTTTTACATCGATGACGACGTGGAAATTTTGGAAGCTCTCGCTTCCCAGTTGGCTCTTGCTTTGACCTCGGTTCGTCTGATCGAAGGGCTTGTGGAAGCCAACCAAAGAGAGGCGGCGATTCTCAAACAACTCGAGTTCGATATGAAGATGGGGAGGAACGTTCAGAGCCAAATCATCAACACGAATATTTCTCCTTGGAACGGAATTCATTTTGGAACATACTACGAACCGATGACCGAAGTTTCGGGAGACTATTTCGACGTTGTGCGACACGGGAATGCGATCACGGTAATCATCGCCGACGTTTCGGGACACGGGATTCCGGCGGCGCTCGTCACCATGTCGATTCACTATCAATTTAGAAGATGCACTTCCCTCGGTTTGGGTTTGACCGAAACACTCACGGAACTCGGCGAATCGATCCGTCCTCAACTTCCGGAAGGAACTTACTTTACCGCGTTTATTT comes from the Leptospira sp. WS92.C1 genome and includes:
- a CDS encoding alpha/beta hydrolase, with the protein product MIAILKNRRSPFYLATTFLILLLFALLASTLAFIFTGILILILLIHPLLLNWIGKLYGQADIADEVHFAKTKDGWNLALHRHIPPQPDRQLAPVLVVHGIATNKFIMDLDRRHSLPYYLKLRGYEVFAVSLRGCGRSYHESPTRYEDFTFDDIVKYDVPALIDKVKKITVSDRVSYVGHSMGAMILYSHFCVSEPKDTNDIAAFVSLGGPGNLNHIGITLLGLLSRFPRARKMLDLKFGASILAPIAGELYTPVDEILYNPKVTSSKTVKKIMKNAIENISDGVTEQFMRWIETKQMHSLNGFFDYIDLQKKISVPSLFIAGEKDVIATPDSVRAVYENAGTKKKEFRVISKANGSSDDYGHACLVMGDRADDDVFQFVESFLKKHGTRVKSGFLRKMKKGILFALSKFRR